Proteins from a genomic interval of Niabella soli DSM 19437:
- a CDS encoding glycosyl hydrolase: MNNGLKYLKGAFLVAGGAVMINAAQAQIAWPKTTRENKPWTRWWWEGSAVNEKDLTWNLEQYQQAGLGGVELTPIYGVEGQEKNFVSFLSPRWMELFRYTLKESKRLGLGVDLANATGWPFGGPWVIDADASKTMEYKTYSLKAGAQLKEPVQFIRKGLVRTANNKEADLALIKKPVSANTNLQELALDQIQYPGPIPLISLMAYSNNGRIVDITDKVSAGGKLNWVAPAEGESWTLYALFEGLHGKMVERAAPGGEGYAIDHFSKKAATDYFKKFDKAFKGADISYLRGFFNDSYEVDDARGQANWTDDFFAEFKNKKGYDLRTQLPALFGKDSEDKNKRVLYDYRSVIDQLLLDNFTKVWKQWGNGRGKLLRNQSHGSPANTLDLYSVVDIPETEGTELLRFKFATSAAHVSGKKLVSSESATWLNEHFLSSLGDVKKAIDLYFLGGVNHIFYHGTAYSPKDAAWPGWLFYAAVHFQPVNPQWQHFHALNEYITRVQSFLQKGQPDNDVLLYYPIIDRYSETGGPLLQHFDGMERNFEHTGFEYAANKMTERGVGFDFFSDRQLAQFDYKNGAIITGGNQYKAILLPANKLIDDLSFSKLINLAKSGATILAYKALPADVPGMAQLDARRKRLQAAAAQLKFIKEGSLQKAVIGAGAFYISDDLDALMKAGHIREASGSDKDIFVLRRKQADGKTYFINNRSDHPVEEWIHFDGHPKAAVLFDAMTGEKGLGMIRAAANGFELRVQLQPYASVIVQTAAALKTGAAFPYKNAGGPAIALNKDWKLSFIEGGPSLPGAVNLKTLQPWTELKEAGVQAFSGIASYTTRFKKPGKNARNYLLDLGKVAATAEVVLNGKSIATLIGPSFTTVLPAALLKTENALEIKVANLMANRISYMDKNNMPWKIFYNVNIAARKKENVKNGIFDASGWSPLPSGLLGPVTLTPLK; encoded by the coding sequence ATGAACAACGGTTTGAAATATTTGAAAGGCGCGTTTTTAGTAGCGGGCGGCGCTGTGATGATCAATGCGGCGCAGGCGCAGATAGCGTGGCCTAAAACTACCAGGGAAAATAAGCCCTGGACGCGCTGGTGGTGGGAGGGAAGCGCCGTTAATGAAAAGGACCTTACCTGGAACCTGGAGCAATACCAGCAAGCCGGCCTGGGCGGCGTGGAACTTACGCCTATCTACGGAGTGGAAGGCCAGGAGAAAAACTTTGTAAGTTTCTTGTCTCCCCGGTGGATGGAACTTTTCCGGTATACATTAAAAGAAAGCAAACGGCTCGGGCTGGGGGTTGACCTGGCCAACGCAACCGGCTGGCCCTTTGGCGGTCCGTGGGTTATAGATGCCGATGCCAGCAAAACAATGGAATACAAAACGTATTCTTTAAAAGCGGGCGCGCAGTTGAAGGAGCCGGTACAATTTATACGGAAAGGGCTGGTACGTACCGCTAATAATAAAGAAGCAGACCTGGCGCTTATTAAAAAACCGGTTTCGGCCAATACCAATTTACAGGAACTGGCTTTGGATCAGATCCAGTACCCTGGTCCGATCCCTTTGATCTCTTTGATGGCCTATAGCAATAACGGTCGCATTGTTGATATTACTGATAAAGTATCTGCCGGCGGAAAGCTGAACTGGGTGGCGCCGGCGGAAGGCGAAAGCTGGACCTTATACGCGTTGTTTGAAGGATTGCATGGGAAAATGGTAGAGCGGGCGGCGCCGGGTGGTGAAGGCTATGCGATCGATCATTTTTCAAAAAAAGCAGCTACTGACTATTTCAAAAAATTTGATAAGGCGTTCAAAGGAGCCGATATCAGTTACCTGCGGGGATTCTTTAATGATTCTTACGAAGTAGATGATGCGCGCGGGCAAGCCAACTGGACAGATGATTTTTTTGCTGAATTCAAAAATAAAAAAGGGTACGACCTGCGTACACAACTGCCGGCCCTGTTTGGTAAAGACAGCGAGGATAAAAACAAAAGGGTGTTGTATGATTATCGTTCGGTAATTGATCAGTTATTGCTGGATAATTTTACAAAAGTGTGGAAACAATGGGGCAATGGCCGCGGCAAACTATTGCGCAACCAGAGCCACGGATCACCCGCTAATACGCTTGACCTGTATAGTGTGGTAGATATTCCCGAAACGGAAGGAACCGAATTGTTGCGGTTCAAATTTGCCACATCTGCAGCGCATGTTAGCGGTAAAAAGCTGGTCTCTTCCGAATCGGCCACCTGGCTGAATGAGCATTTCCTATCTTCCCTGGGAGATGTGAAAAAGGCGATCGATCTTTACTTCCTGGGCGGAGTCAATCATATCTTTTATCATGGCACGGCCTATTCGCCAAAAGACGCAGCCTGGCCTGGATGGTTGTTTTATGCAGCGGTGCATTTTCAGCCGGTGAACCCGCAGTGGCAGCATTTTCATGCGCTTAACGAATATATTACACGGGTACAATCTTTTTTACAAAAAGGGCAACCGGATAACGATGTGCTCTTGTACTACCCGATCATTGATCGGTATTCGGAAACGGGCGGTCCGTTGTTGCAACACTTTGATGGCATGGAGCGGAATTTTGAACATACCGGTTTCGAATATGCCGCCAATAAAATGACGGAGCGCGGTGTTGGGTTTGATTTCTTTTCTGACCGGCAGTTGGCACAGTTTGATTATAAAAACGGCGCCATCATCACAGGTGGTAATCAGTATAAGGCCATCCTTTTACCCGCTAATAAGCTAATTGATGATCTCTCTTTTTCAAAGCTCATCAACCTCGCAAAAAGCGGGGCAACCATCCTGGCGTATAAAGCACTGCCTGCCGACGTTCCGGGGATGGCACAACTGGACGCCCGGCGAAAAAGGTTGCAGGCTGCCGCGGCGCAACTGAAATTTATAAAAGAAGGCTCCTTGCAAAAAGCAGTTATAGGAGCCGGTGCATTTTATATAAGTGATGACCTGGATGCGTTGATGAAAGCCGGGCATATCAGAGAAGCCAGCGGTAGCGACAAAGATATTTTTGTATTACGAAGGAAACAGGCGGACGGTAAGACCTATTTTATTAATAACCGTTCTGATCACCCCGTTGAAGAATGGATCCATTTCGATGGGCATCCAAAAGCTGCGGTGCTGTTTGATGCAATGACCGGCGAAAAAGGATTGGGAATGATCAGAGCTGCCGCAAACGGATTTGAGCTGCGGGTGCAATTGCAACCCTATGCCTCTGTTATTGTGCAGACCGCTGCAGCTTTAAAAACGGGAGCAGCATTCCCTTACAAAAATGCCGGCGGGCCGGCAATAGCATTAAACAAAGATTGGAAGCTTTCTTTTATTGAAGGGGGGCCGTCTCTTCCCGGCGCCGTTAATTTAAAAACACTACAACCCTGGACGGAGCTGAAGGAAGCTGGTGTACAGGCGTTTTCAGGGATTGCCTCTTATACCACGCGATTTAAAAAGCCGGGGAAGAATGCCCGAAATTACCTGTTGGATCTGGGAAAAGTAGCGGCTACAGCGGAAGTGGTCCTCAACGGCAAATCTATTGCCACGCTGATCGGTCCTTCGTTTACAACCGTGCTCCCCGCTGCCTTATTAAAAACGGAGAATGCACTGGAAATAAAGGTAGCCAACCTGATGGCCAACCGCATTTCCTATATGGATAAAAACAATATGCCCTGGAAAATATTTTACAATGTGAATATAGCGGCCCGGAAAAAGGAAAATGTAAAGAACGGCATTTTTGATGCATCGGGCTGGAGCCCGCTTCCATCGGGCCTTTTAGGGCCGGTGACCCTGACGCCTTTGAAATAA
- a CDS encoding eCIS core domain-containing protein, protein MHENTNTINTSQVRPATEHPGFQVMQKMQQPGCMPVQCKLTIGAVDDPLEAEADAMADRVMRMPEHDFIQRKCAHCEAEEKIRKKPPASFIQKKCAHCEEEEKISRKPLVSFIQRKTASSAGTANNAVSANIASTKGGGSGLSGDTKTFMESRFGTNFSGVRIHTGGDAAALSKELNAQAFTVGNNIYFNEGKYRPESSEGKQLLAHELTHTLQQGAGAQPQLQRKVDNVEINCADNQIRFQHDGTITSYALDHCKITDGTYNATVKLSPAKVDFDLGTVPPGTQFDFSYSIAPGQPSPNTFFKGQNSVNITCTNTSGLGGVNDIRFSAKKLTDADFLALTGNTADTIPEGIMIPLSNFLGRSLPAAGPAAAGASYFSPTPWSVIPKNVTGVLWTQGHTSVFANPEGAFAPTIKGYRGNLGYYAGESLPWIGRQCTIQLHEGVPGSFTNDAWFPLFPGEKNFVFVPRSAEQSFDFAERLNETQYGGDYTYSPPRSVGDPILGDVKPTEAGLNTELLARGKAPMCTNNCITVPQAEIEAAMGGRPVTKTGVDVMTGTGPDGVIDPHYAGRGRLMTDAMAEGPLPAGATRINLTVTPGASAGMFIIRGGGYIMLVYGIYQTGSRIANTDAKDLPVVLSEETGSWTGGILGSALGGAAAGAVFCSPTGPIDAVCVVGGFVGGLLFGIAGSSVGKAIGHTVGEYVVDPVVNTVNDYVVQPVEQKAAEVQSNWTREIYNLYGVPLY, encoded by the coding sequence ATGCATGAAAATACAAACACAATAAATACAAGCCAGGTGCGTCCTGCAACGGAGCATCCGGGCTTTCAGGTAATGCAAAAAATGCAGCAACCAGGTTGCATGCCGGTGCAATGTAAACTGACCATTGGCGCCGTGGATGATCCGCTGGAAGCCGAAGCGGACGCCATGGCGGATAGGGTCATGCGCATGCCGGAACACGATTTTATTCAGCGAAAATGTGCACACTGTGAAGCGGAAGAGAAAATACGAAAAAAACCACCGGCATCATTTATTCAAAAAAAATGCGCCCATTGCGAGGAAGAAGAAAAGATCAGCCGAAAACCACTGGTATCGTTTATTCAAAGAAAAACCGCATCCAGCGCCGGGACGGCAAATAATGCCGTTAGTGCAAATATAGCTTCAACAAAAGGTGGCGGAAGCGGGCTCTCCGGCGATACAAAAACTTTCATGGAAAGTCGTTTTGGTACTAACTTTTCCGGTGTGCGGATCCATACAGGGGGCGACGCCGCAGCTCTGTCAAAAGAGCTGAATGCACAAGCGTTTACCGTAGGTAATAATATTTATTTTAATGAAGGGAAATATCGTCCGGAATCTTCCGAAGGCAAGCAGTTGCTGGCGCATGAGTTAACGCATACGTTGCAACAGGGGGCCGGAGCGCAACCGCAGCTTCAGCGTAAAGTTGATAATGTTGAGATTAATTGTGCGGATAATCAGATTCGTTTTCAGCATGATGGAACCATTACTTCTTATGCCCTGGATCATTGTAAAATAACAGATGGAACTTATAATGCCACCGTTAAACTATCGCCGGCAAAGGTAGATTTCGACCTTGGTACGGTACCGCCCGGCACGCAATTCGATTTTAGTTATTCAATAGCGCCCGGACAACCAAGCCCAAACACTTTTTTCAAAGGCCAAAACAGCGTAAATATTACTTGCACGAATACCTCAGGTTTAGGTGGTGTAAATGATATAAGATTCAGTGCAAAAAAATTAACAGACGCAGATTTCCTGGCATTAACCGGAAATACCGCAGATACAATTCCCGAAGGGATAATGATCCCGTTGTCAAACTTTTTAGGAAGATCATTACCGGCCGCAGGCCCCGCTGCTGCTGGAGCCAGTTATTTTTCTCCAACACCCTGGTCCGTTATTCCAAAAAATGTTACCGGAGTTTTATGGACGCAGGGTCACACCTCCGTTTTTGCAAATCCTGAGGGCGCTTTTGCTCCAACTATAAAAGGGTATCGGGGAAATTTGGGCTATTATGCTGGAGAATCGCTTCCCTGGATTGGCCGCCAATGTACCATACAGTTACATGAAGGGGTTCCCGGAAGTTTTACAAATGACGCATGGTTTCCATTATTTCCCGGCGAAAAGAACTTTGTTTTTGTGCCGCGTTCGGCAGAGCAGTCATTTGATTTTGCAGAGCGGCTAAACGAAACACAGTATGGCGGCGATTATACTTACAGTCCCCCGCGTTCGGTGGGTGACCCGATCTTAGGAGATGTTAAACCAACAGAAGCGGGGTTGAATACTGAGTTACTGGCAAGAGGAAAAGCACCTATGTGCACCAATAATTGTATCACCGTACCACAGGCAGAAATTGAAGCGGCCATGGGCGGACGCCCGGTAACAAAAACTGGTGTGGATGTAATGACGGGCACAGGACCGGATGGTGTAATAGATCCGCATTATGCCGGACGCGGAAGATTAATGACAGATGCAATGGCAGAGGGCCCGCTGCCGGCTGGAGCCACGCGAATAAATTTGACCGTAACACCTGGCGCTTCTGCCGGTATGTTTATCATCAGAGGCGGCGGTTATATAATGCTGGTATATGGCATCTATCAAACCGGAAGCAGGATTGCAAATACGGATGCTAAAGATTTACCTGTGGTACTATCAGAAGAAACTGGCTCATGGACGGGCGGTATACTGGGTTCAGCGCTCGGTGGCGCCGCGGCGGGTGCCGTGTTTTGCTCGCCAACGGGGCCTATCGACGCAGTTTGTGTGGTAGGAGGTTTTGTTGGCGGATTATTATTTGGTATTGCGGGCAGCTCCGTAGGAAAAGCAATTGGTCATACTGTGGGAGAATATGTTGTTGACCCGGTTGTAAATACGGTTAATGATTATGTGGTTCAGCCGGTGGAACAAAAGGCGGCAGAAGTTCAATCTAACTGGACGAGAGAGATTTATAACTTATATGGCGTTCCTTTGTATTAA